Genomic DNA from Streptomyces diastaticus subsp. diastaticus:
ACCGCCGGACCCGGGCCGGTCCTCGACATCCTCGGCCGCTGGTTCGCCGTCCTGCTCGACCAGGCCGACGCCACCGCCGACGCGGTCTGTGGGATGGGTCTCGCCGTGCCCGGCCCCGTGGACCACGCCACGGGGCGGGTGGTCCAGCCGCCGATCATGCCGGGGTGGGACGGAGCGCCCCTGCCCGGCCTCCTCGGCGACGCCTTCCGCCGCCACTGCGGCGCCCCGCCCCCGCCCGTCCTCATCGACAACGACGCCAACCTCATGGCCTACGGCGAACAGCGCCACGCCCACCGCGACTGCGCCGCCTTCGTCCTGGTCAAGGCCTCCACCGGGATCGGCGCCGGCATCGTCGTGGACGGCGGTGTCCTCCGCGGCGTCGACGGCGGCGCGGGCGACATCGGCCACATCCGGGTGCCCGCCGGGGAGGACGCGCGGTGCGCCTGCGGAGCGCACGGCTGCCTCGCCGCCCTCGCCGGCGGGCGGGCGCTCGCCGCACGGCTGGCCGCGGCGGGCGTACCCGCCGCCTCCGGCTCGGACGTCCGCGACCTCCTCGCCGCAGGGCACCCCGAGGCCTCCCGGCTGGCCCGTCAGGCGGGACGGCACGTCGGTGAGGTGCTCGCCACCGTCGTCAGCCTGCTCAACCCGGGCGTTCTCATGATCGCGGGGGACCTGGCCGGCACGGCGTTCCTCACCGGCGTCCGCGAACTCCTCTACGAGCGGGCACTGCCCCGCTCCACCGCCCACCTGGAGGTGGTGACCTCCCGGCTGGGGGAGCGGGCCGCCGTGTTCGGGGCCGGAGCCCTCGTGGTGGAACACGTCTTCGCCCCGGAGCGGGTGGAGGAGCGCCTCGCGGCCCTCGCCCTCTGAGCGGGGCCGTGCCGGCCGCCCCGCCGACGGGGCGGCCGGCACCCGGTGCTCCTCCGGCGGCGGGGCGCCGCCGCGGGGGCGCGCTCATCCGAGCCTCGCGCCAGGAATGGCGCAAATCCGTACTCCGGCACGCCCGTGGGGACGGCACCGCGTGCCGGGAGTGCCGTTATGCGGCGTCGGATGTTCGCCAGGCGCACGGAACTGGTCCACATCGTGGCCTCCATCCCGGGCCGAGGGCGTGATTCTCGCCACCCCTGATCGCCCCCATGCTCAGATGAGCACGAATGTGCGGCCTGCACTTGTCAAAGGGTGGCACTGGGTGCCAGTGCTCGATCATTTTTAAGCCGAACGCTGATGTGGCTGTGTGTGACCGTAGAGGCTTCTGGGCCCCACATCCCGCTCCCTCGTGTTCGACTCTTGAAAGCGGAACGCTCCTTCGCGTCCCTCTGCGGTCACTTTGGATCTGCTGGCAGACGGGTGGCGGCAGCCCCTGGGCGCGCAAGTGGACGTACCCAGGTGCCTTCGATCTGGGTATGTTCCTCGCCGTCAGGGCAGCCAGTCCGCGAGGAGTCGAATCCCGTGTCGGAACCGCAGAACACAGAACCCGCCGTAGCGAACGCCGGTGCCGAGCAGGCGCAGACGCAGAAGTTCGTCTACGACTTCACCGAGGGCAACCGCGACCTCAAGGATCTTCTCGGTGGCAAGGGGGCCAACCTCGCCGAGATGACCAACCTGGGTCTGCCCGTCCCCCCGGGCTTCACCATCACCACCGAGGCGTGCAAGACGTACCTCGACAGCGGTGACGAGCCCAAGGAGCTCCGCGACGAGGTGAGTGCGCACCTCGACGCCCTGGAGCGGACCATGGGCAAGAAGCTCGGCCAGGCCGACGACCCGCTGCTGGTCTCGGTGCGCTCGGGCGCCAAGTTCTCGATGCCGGGGATGATGGACACCGTCCTCAACATCGGCCTCTCCGACAAGTCCGTGAAGGGCCTCGCCGCGCAGTCCGGCGACGAGCGCTTCGCCTGGGACTCCTACCGCCGGCTCATCCAGATGTTCGGCAAGACCGTCCTCGACGTCGACGGCGAGCTTTTCGAGGACGCCCTGGAGGACGCGAAGAAGGCCAAGAAGGTCACGGTCGACACCGACCTGGAGGCGGCCGAGCTGAAGAAGCTCGTCACCAGGTTCAAGAAGATCGTCAAGACCGAGGCCGGGCGCGACTTCCCGCAGGACCCGCGCGAGCAGATGGACCTCGCCATAAAGGCCGTCTTCGACTCGTGGAACGGCGAGCGGGCCAAGCTCTACCGCCGCCAGGAGCGCATCCCGCACGACCTGGGCACCGCCGTCAACATCTGCTCCATGGTCTTCGGCAACCTCGGCCCCGACTCCGGCACCGGCGTCGCCTTCACCCGCGACCCCGCCAGTGGCCACCAGGGCGTCTACGGCGACTACCTCCAGAACGCCCAGGGCGAGGACGTCGTCGCCGGCATCCGCAACACCGTGCCGCTCGCCGAGCTGGAGTCGATCGACAAGAAGTCGTACGACCAGCTCATGGAGATCATGGAGACGCTGGAGACCCATTACAAGGATCTCTGCGACATCGAGTTCACCATCGAGCGCGGCCAGCTCTGGATGCTCCAGACCCGCGTGGGCAAGCGCACCGCCGGTGCCGCCTTCCGTATCGCCACCCAGCTCGTCGACCAGGGCCTCATCGACGAGGCCGAGGCGCTCCAGCGGGTCAACGGCGCGCAGCTCGCCCAGCTGATGTTCCCGCGCTTCGACGAGACCACCTCCGTGGACACCATCGGCCGGGGCATCGCCGCCTCGCCCGGCGCCGCCGTCGGCAAGGCCGTCTTCGACTCGTACACCGCCATCAAGTGGTCGCGCTCCGGTGAGAAGGTCATCCTGATCCGCCGTGAGACCAACCCGGACGACCTGGACGGCATGATCGCCGCCGAGGGCATCCTCACCTCGCGCGGCGGCAAGACCTCGCACGCCGCCGTCGTCGCCCGGGGCATGGGCAAGACCTGCGTCTGCGGCGCCGAGGACCTGGAGGTCGACACCAAGCAGCGCCGGATGACCGCGCCCGGCGGCCTGGTCGTCGAGGAGGGCGACCTCGTCTCCATCGACGGCTCCAGCGGCAAGGTGTACCTCGGTGAGGTGCCCGTCGTGCCGTCGCCGGTCGTGGAGTACTTCGAGGGCCGCATGCACGCCGGTGCCGACGACGCCGACGAACTGGTCGCCGCCGTCCACCGCGTCATGGCCTACGCCGACCGCGTCCGCCGCCTGCGGGTGCGCGCCAACGCCGACAGCGCCGAGGACGCGCTGCGCGCCCGCCGCTTCGGCGCCCAGGGCATCGGCCTGTGCCGCACCGAGCACATGTTCCTCGGCGAGCGCCGCGAGATGGTCGAGAAGCTCATCCTCGCCGACACCGACGCCGAACGGGAGACCGCGCTGGAGCAGCTCCTGCCGTTCCAGCGCAAGGACTTCGTGGAGCTGTTCGAGGCGATGGACGGCCTGCCCGTCACCGTCCGGCTCCTCGACCCGCCGCTCCACGAGTTCCTGCCCGACATCACCGAGCTGTCGGTCCGCGTCGCCCTCGCCGAGTCCCGCCAGGACGCCAACGAGAACGACCTGCGCCTGCTCCAGGCCGTGCACCGCCTGCACGAGCAGAACCCGATGCTCGGCCTGCGCGGCGTCCGCCTCGGCCTGGTCATCCCCGGCCTGTTCACCATGCAGGTCCGCGCCATCGCCGAGGCCGCCGCCGAGCGGAAGAAGGCCAACGGCGACCCGCGCGCCGAGATCATGATTCCGCTGGTCGGCACCGTCCAGGAGCTGGAACTGGTCCGCGACGACGCGGAGCAGGTCCTCGCCGACGTGCAACGGGAGACCGGCACCGACCTGAAGCTGGCGCTCGGCACCATGATCGAGCTGCCGCGTGCCGCGCTGACCGCCGGCCAGATCGCCGAGGCCGCCGAGTTCTTCTCCTTCGGCACCAACGACCTCACCCAGACCGTGTGGGGCTTCTCCCGGGACGACGTGGAGGCCAGCTTCTTCACCGCCTACCTGGAGAAGGGCATCTTCGGGGTCTCCCCGTTCGAGACGATCGACAAGGACGGCGTCGGCAAGCTCGTCCGTGACGCCGTCGAGGCCGGCCGGGCCACCCGCCCCGACCTGAAGCTCGGCGTCTGCGGTGAGCACGGCGGTGACCCGGAGTCGGTCCACTTCTTCCACGAGGTCGGACTCGACTACGTCTCCTGCTCGCCGTTCCGCATCCCGGTCGCCCGCCTGGAGGCCGGCCGCGCCGCGGCCGCCTCGAAGGGCAGCGACAGCCGCTGACCGGCCTCCGGAGCCGTCCGCGCCCCCGGCCCCTCACCGGCGTGCACCGTGGACGGCTCCGGTCCCACCCTGGACCGGTCCGGCGCCACCCGTGTGCGGGGGGCGCGCCGGCCCGGTCCGGCGACAGCGCCCCTGGGGCCCGCTTCACGAGCGCGGGCCCCAGGGGCACTGTGGTGTCCGGGGGCGGCCCAGGCGCCCGCCGCCACCCGGACCGGCGGCCGGGCCGTCTCGCACGCCGGGCGCCCGAGAGCCGCCGGCCGGCCCCCCGATAGGGTCATGCCCATGCCTGACATAGCCGTGACCAGCATCGTCCTGCTCTGTGTGGCCGCTCTGGCCGCCGGCTGGATCGACGCCGTGGTCGGCGGCGGTGGGCTGCTCCTGCTGCCCGCGCTGCTGCTGGGGCTGCCCGCCAACACCCCAGCCGCCTTCGCCCTCGGCACCAACAAGGCCGTCGCCATCGTCGGCACCACCGGCGCCGCCGTCACCTACGTCCGCCGCGCTCCCGTCGACGTGCGCACCGCCGTGCGGATCGGTCTGGCCGCGCTCGCCGGTTCCACGGGTGGTGCCTTCTTCGCCGCGGGGATGAGCACCGAGGTGCTCAAGCCGGTGATCATGGTGGTGCTGCTCGCCGTCGCCGCCTTCGTCATCCTCAAGCCCGCCTTCGGCACCACCGCGCCCCCGTCCGGCCCGGTCTCCCGCCGCCGCACCCTCGCCGCGATCGGCCTCGCCGGACTCGGCATCGGCTTCTACGACGGGCTGATCGGCCCCGGCACCGGCACCTTCCTCGTCCTGGCGCTGACCGCCGTCCTCCACCTGGACCTCGTCACCGCCTCCGCCACGGCCAAGATCGTCAACTGCTGCACCAACGCCGGGGCGCTCGCCATGTTCGCCTGGCAGGGGACCGTGCTGTGGCAGCTCGCCGCCCTGATGGCGGTCTTCAACCTCGTCGGCGGCACCCTCGGCGCCCGCACCGCCCTCAAGCGCGGCAGCGGCTTCGTCCGGATCGTCCTGCTGGTCGTCGTCCTCGCCCTGGTCGCCGACCTGGCGTACGAGCAGTGGCTCGCCTGACCCGGACGCCCGCCGGACGCCCCGTCACCCGATCCCGCGCGCCAGCAGCCACAGCCCCACGCAGAAGAAGAACCAGGTCCCGGCCGCGACGGCCAGACTGACCACCCGGCGCCGCGACAGCCCACCCGCCACCGGGCCCGGACGCCGGGCCGGCCCGGTCAGAGCCCGCCTCCGCGTGTGTGGCGGTGCAGCAGCCAGGTGCCGCCCGCCGCCGCCAGCCCCAGCGCCGCCACCCCGGCCGTGACCTGCGCCGGGTCGGTGCCGAGCGCCGAGCCGACGCCCGCCACGGACCCCTGTGTCACCTGCTCCGGGGCGGCGGCCGCCCGCTCGCCGCCAGGGCCGGAGCGGCCCTCGGCGCCGGGCGCGGCCGGCCGCTCACCCGGCAGCGGCTCCTGCCGGTCCTCGGTCTCGTCGGGGCCGAGCGAGGTGAGCGTCACCACCAGGTCCGCCGCCACCACCTCCCCCTGCGGGCAGCGCGCCACGATCTCGTACGTCCCCGGGACCGCCGAGCGCGGTACCCGGAAGGTGCCCCGCGCGTCCTCGTCCTCGGCGCCCGGCACCAGGCTGAACCGCCCCGCGCCGACCGCGCGCGCGTCGCCCGTGACCGTTCCGCCGCCCTGGCCGTCCTCCGGCCGGCACGCCCCGGTCACCAGGGTGACGGCGGAGCCGGGCGCCACCTGACGGGGCTCCACGGCCGCCCGCCCGCCGCTCCCCGCGTCGGCGTACGCGGCCGGGGCGGCGGACAGGGCGAGACCGGCACCGAGGGCGGCGGCCGCTCGGACCGTACCGGTCAGCAGACGGGCAGTACGCATGGTGCTCCTTAGCCAAAGACGACAGCGGCACACGGGTGCCGCCGGGGCGCGTCCCCGCTACCGAGGTAAAGCCGCCCCGCCGCCCGCCGCCTGTCGGACGCGTCGTCACAGCCGCCGGCACCACACCCGCCTGACCCCACGACGACTCCGTCGACGCAGGTCACAGCGGGTGTACCCGCGACCGCCCGCCCCGTACTGCGAACCGCTGGTGAACGGGTGACCCACACCTCCGACCGGCCCAAGCCCCCGTGGGCGCCCGGCGCTCCACGTACGGTGTGCCCGACACGCAGCCTCAGGAAGGGAACCGAGATGACCGCCCCGCAGGAGTCCGCGCCCCCGGCCGTCGTCGTCGTGACGACCGTCGACACCCCCGACCGGGCCGAGAGCCTGGCCGCCGCGGCCGTCGAGGCCCGCCTCGCCGCCTGCGTGCAGATCGTCGGCCCCGTGACCTCGGTCTACCGCTGGCAGGGCGCCGTCGAGGACGCCCGCGAATGGCAGCTCCACCTCAAGACCGCCGAGGAGCGCTACCCCGCTCTGGAGCAGTGGCTGCTGCGCCACCACGACTACGACACCCCGGAGATCCTCGCCACGCCGGTCACCGGTGGCAGCTCCGCCTATCTCCGCTGGATCGCCGAGGAGACGGCACCTGACGCCGGGTGAGACCTGCTCGGGCTCGTCCGTCAGGCGGTTCCGCCGCTCCGCCACGCCTTCGCGGGCCCGTCTGCCTCGACCGGCACGGCTGCCGTGCCGGAGCCCTGGCCTGCGGAAGGTGGCCGCCCGCGCGGTGATGCGCCTTACGGATGCCGTTCGCGTGCGGCGGGACCGGCGCGCGAGGCGGACGCGGAGGACGGGTTCAGTGCTGCGGGCGGCTCCGTCGCCCCTGGAGCACGCCTGCCAGCAGCAGGACCAGCACCCCCGCGAAGGGGACCACCAGCAGGCCGGCGCGGAGGCTGAACGCGTCCGCGACCAGGCCGACCAGTGGCGGGGAGAGCAGGAAGCCGAGGCGCATCAGCCAGGAGACCAGGGCGAGCCCCGTCCCGGGCTTGAGGCCGGGCAGTTCGTCGGCCTCGTGCATCGCCGCCGGGACGAGCGTGGCCACGCCGAATCCGGCCGCCGCGAAGCCGAGGACGGTCCCGGGCACGGTCGGGAAGGCCAGGGCCAGCCCCATGCCCGCCGCGGTGACGAGCCCTCCGGCACGGGCCACCGCGCGCTGGCCGAACCGGTCGACGAGCCGGTCGCCGAGGACGCGCCCGACGAACTGGGCCCCGACCAGAGCGATGAAGCCGGAGGCGGCCAGCGCCACCGAGGCGTGCAGCGGGCCGGAGAGGTAGAGAGCCGCCCAGGAGCTGCCGGCGTCCTCCACCAGCGTGCCCGCGGTGGCGATGAGGACCAGTGCGGCCAGTACCCACGCCGTACGGCGCCCCGGGAGGGCGCCCTTCCCGGGGCGCCCGGCGGGCGCGTCGGCCACCGGCTCGACGGCGGGTCCGGTGTCCGGCCCCGGCAGGCAGAACCGCAGGGCGGCCGAGGCGACGACGGTGAACACCGCTCCGGAGACGGCCAGATGCCGCCCCGGCGGCACGCCGAGCGCGATCGCCCCGGCGGCCATGGCCCCGCCGGTGACGGCGCCGATCGACCAGATGGCGTGGAAGGAGTTGATGACCGAGCGCCCGTACCGTCGTTGCACCCGCAGCCCGTGGGCGTTCTGCGCCACGTCGGTGATCGCGTCCATCGCTCCGGCGAGGAAGAGCGCGGCGGCGAACAGCGCCACCGTGCCGGAGAATCCGGCGGCGACGATCCCCGCCGCCGTCAGCAGGGTGCCGGCCACCGCCGCCCGCGCCGAGCCCAGCCGCCGGATGACCACCCCGGCCGCCAGTCCGGCCGCCACCGCCCCCGCCGGGAAGGCGGCCACGGCCAGGCCGTACCCGGCGTTCGTGATGCCGAGGGCCTCCTTGATCTGCGGATACCTCGGCAGCAGGTTGGCGAAGAGGGCGCCGTTGGTGAAGAAGAGCACGGCGACGGCCACCCGCGCCCGCCGGTCGGCCACGGTGGGCGGGGTGGCGACGACGACAGTCATGCGCGGGAGCCTACAGCGAGTGATGTACGAACGTACACTCCTCGGGGGGTGAACGGCCGGCGCGGCCGGCCGGCCGTCGGGGAGGCCGGACGACGCCGCCGCGGCGCGTGCCGGCGCCGGCCGCCCGCTGATCCGGTGCCGGGGTCCTCCCGCTCCGCGCCCGCCGTGCGGAGGCGACTTCGCATCGCCGGAGCTTGTCCGCCGGACGCGGCCCCCACCCGGGGCGCGGCACCGAAGAGTGCCGGCCCCGGCGCCTTCACGCCCGGCGGTGGACCGAGACCGCGTACGCGCCACCGGCGTACGGCTCCCGGGACCAGGTCGCGTACCGCGCCTGCGGTGTCAGTCCCGCGGCCGAGCAGTGGGCGTCGTACGCCTCCAGGGTGTAGCCCCGGTCCAGGGAGAACCCCGCCACGAGCCGGCCCCCCGGCCGCACGTGGGCGGCCACCCCGGCGACCAGGGCGGCCTCCGTCCCGGGCGGGGTGAACAGGGGGACGTTGCCCGCCATCAGGACCACGTCGAAGCTCCTGCCGAGGTCGAGGGCGGTCAGGTCGCTCCGGTGCCAGGTCAGCTCCGGCGCCAGGCGGCGGGCGGTGGCGAGCATCGAGGCGTCGAGGTCCACGCCCACCACGTCGATCCCGTGCCGGGCCAGCTCGACCGCCACCCGCCCCGTCCCGCACCCGGCGTCGAGCACACTGCCCGGCGTCAGGGACCGCACCAGGTCCGCCTCGCCGTGCACGTTCCCCCCCTCGGCCGCGATGCTGTCGAACCGGGCCTGATACGCGTCGCCGTTCCACTCCATGCCAGGACTCTGGCACACCCCCCGGCCGGGCCCGGCATCCCGTCCCCTCACCGCAGCCGGCCGAACGCCTCGTCGGCGTCGGCCACCGCCTCGGGGTGGACGTCGCGGGCGCTTCGGCCGTCGGCGATCCGCTGCCAGTTGGCACGGGCGAGCACCCGATGGACCGCGAGTGCCTGAGCGGCCCGCACCCGGGCCTGGACGTCTTCGCCGAGGGCGTCCGCCAGCGCCTGCTCGTCCTCCAGCTGGTACCGCACGAGCCGTCCCGCCAGGCTCGGCGTGGCGAACACCAGCCGGTGGAACGCCACCACGCCGGGCTGGTCGTTGAGGCCGGTGACCGGGTCCCGCCGGTCGAGCCCGTCCCGGAAGTGCCGGTGCAGCGCCGTCATCGGCCCGGTGCCGGCGGGACGGTCGCGTACGACGCGCGCGGCCTCGCCCTGGTGGTCCGCGAACCGGTGCAGGACCAGGTCCTCCTTGGTGGGGAAGTACCGGAAGAGGGTCGGCTTGGAGACCTCGGCCGCCGCCGCCACGTCGTTGACCGAGACGCGGTCGAACCCGTGCTCCAGGAAGAGGGAGGCGGCCGCCTCCCCGATCGCCTCGCGCGTCCGCTCCTTCTTGCGGGCCCGCAGTCCCGTCGGCTCGCTCATGCGGCCACCGTACATTCATTACCGGGTTGCTTTTATTACCGGGTAACGTTTGTATGGCCGCATGAACCGGACACCTCGGACAGACATCCCGCCCGTGCTCGTCACCGGGGCGACCGGACGGCTCGGCCGCCTGGTCGTCGGCCGGCTCCTCGACGCGGGCGTGCCGGTCCGCGCCCTCGTCCGCCGCCGGGAGGCGGCGGCCACACTGCCGCCCGAGGCCGAGGTCTTCACCGGCGACCTCACCGTGCCCGCCTCGATCGCCCCGGCACTGACGGGCGCCGCAGCGGTCCTCCTCGTCTGGACCGCACCGCCCGGGACCGCCGAGGCGGTGGTGGCACGGCTCGCCGGCCAGGTGCGGCGGGTCGTCCTCCTCTCCTCCCCGCACCGGACGCCGCACCCCTTCTTCCAGCAGCCCAATCCCGTGGCGGCGCTCCACGCCCGCCTCGAAGGCCTCCTCGCGGCGGCCGTACCGGAGACGGCGATCATCCGCCCGGGGATGCTCGCGTCGAACGCGCTGCTCTGGTGGGCGCCCGCGATCCGCTCCGGCGAAACCGTGCGGTGGCCCTACGGTGCCGCTCGGAGCGCGCCGGTCGACGACCGCGACGTGGCAGCCGTCGCGGCGCGCGTCCTCGGCCAGGAAGGCCACGCCGGAGGCGACCACGTCCTCACCGGCCCCGAGCCGCTGACCCAGGCCGCACAGGTGGCCGCCCTCGGGGAGGTGCTGGGCCGCCCGATCGCGTACGAGGAGATGCCCCCGGACGAGTTCCGCGAGCTCTCGCGGGGCACGGCGCCCGCCCCGGTCGCCGACATGCTCCTCGCCGCCTGGCGCGCGAGCCTCGGGCACCCCGCGCACGTCACCACGGCCGTGGCCGACCTCCTCGGCACCCCGCCGCGGACGTTCCGGCAGTGGGCCGCCGACCACGCCGCCGCGTTCGGTCCGGAACCGCCACCGGGCGGCTGAGGAGGGGAGGCGGGACGCGGCCCGGCCCGGGTGACCGGCGCGCGATAGCCTGAGAGAAGCGTCCGCTCCGCGGCGCAGTGCACCGGTGACGGGTCCGAGAAGGGGGTGGTCCTGCGATGAGCAGCGAGCCTCCTAGTCCGGACGCCGCGTAGCGCTGCCGGTCCTCTCCCGGTACGAGTGGGACATCGGTGGTGCTCGCGTGCGTCCTGTGCCGATTCCCCGATCCCACCGTTGTGCCTAAGGACCTGCCATGTCGCAGCCGAACCGTCCCCACGAGCCGAGCGCGGAGCCGGCCGAGTCGTTGCGGGCCGCCGTGAAGGACCAGCGGCTGGACGCCGCCCAGGAGTGGCTGGAACGGCACCCACCGCACGTGGTCGCCGACGAGCTCGCCCGGATGGACGCGGTCGACGCCGGGGTGGCGTTCCGCCTGCTGGGCAAGGACCGGGCACTGGAGGTGTTCGAGGAGCTGGAGCCGGTCGACCAGCAGCCGATCCTGGAGGGGCTGCGGGACCGCTCCTTCCAGGAACTCATCGAGGCCATGGAGCCGGACGACCGGGCCCGGATGCTGTGGGAGGCGCCGGCCAAGGTCGTCAGACGGGTCCTGGCCGGGCTGAGCCCCAACGAGCGCAGGATGACCGCCGCGCTGCTCGGGTACCCCGAGGGCTCCGTCGGCCGCCACATGACCCCCGAGGTCGTCGCGCTGCCGCAGGCCCTGACGGTCGAACAGGCGCTGCGCACCGTACGGGCGAAGGGCGCGGACGCGGAGACGGTGTACACCTTGCCCGTGGTGGACTCCGGGCGGCGGCTGACCGGCATCGTGGAACTGCGCGAGCTGGTGCTGAACGCGCCGGACGCGATGGTCTCCGACCTGGTCGTGACCGAGCCGGCCGCCGCGTACGCCACCGACTCCGCCGAGTCCGCGGCCCGTCTGATGCGGGAGACCA
This window encodes:
- a CDS encoding ROK family transcriptional regulator, with protein sequence MSNPAGKTGPRAGAGDLLALVRSGRATTRGALQQATGLSRATVGHRLDRLFRAGWLREGPGASGGSPLGGRPSVRLEFDGSHGLVLAADLETRHARAAVLSLGGELLAEHTGPLDITAGPGPVLDILGRWFAVLLDQADATADAVCGMGLAVPGPVDHATGRVVQPPIMPGWDGAPLPGLLGDAFRRHCGAPPPPVLIDNDANLMAYGEQRHAHRDCAAFVLVKASTGIGAGIVVDGGVLRGVDGGAGDIGHIRVPAGEDARCACGAHGCLAALAGGRALAARLAAAGVPAASGSDVRDLLAAGHPEASRLARQAGRHVGEVLATVVSLLNPGVLMIAGDLAGTAFLTGVRELLYERALPRSTAHLEVVTSRLGERAAVFGAGALVVEHVFAPERVEERLAALAL
- the ppdK gene encoding pyruvate, phosphate dikinase, yielding MSEPQNTEPAVANAGAEQAQTQKFVYDFTEGNRDLKDLLGGKGANLAEMTNLGLPVPPGFTITTEACKTYLDSGDEPKELRDEVSAHLDALERTMGKKLGQADDPLLVSVRSGAKFSMPGMMDTVLNIGLSDKSVKGLAAQSGDERFAWDSYRRLIQMFGKTVLDVDGELFEDALEDAKKAKKVTVDTDLEAAELKKLVTRFKKIVKTEAGRDFPQDPREQMDLAIKAVFDSWNGERAKLYRRQERIPHDLGTAVNICSMVFGNLGPDSGTGVAFTRDPASGHQGVYGDYLQNAQGEDVVAGIRNTVPLAELESIDKKSYDQLMEIMETLETHYKDLCDIEFTIERGQLWMLQTRVGKRTAGAAFRIATQLVDQGLIDEAEALQRVNGAQLAQLMFPRFDETTSVDTIGRGIAASPGAAVGKAVFDSYTAIKWSRSGEKVILIRRETNPDDLDGMIAAEGILTSRGGKTSHAAVVARGMGKTCVCGAEDLEVDTKQRRMTAPGGLVVEEGDLVSIDGSSGKVYLGEVPVVPSPVVEYFEGRMHAGADDADELVAAVHRVMAYADRVRRLRVRANADSAEDALRARRFGAQGIGLCRTEHMFLGERREMVEKLILADTDAERETALEQLLPFQRKDFVELFEAMDGLPVTVRLLDPPLHEFLPDITELSVRVALAESRQDANENDLRLLQAVHRLHEQNPMLGLRGVRLGLVIPGLFTMQVRAIAEAAAERKKANGDPRAEIMIPLVGTVQELELVRDDAEQVLADVQRETGTDLKLALGTMIELPRAALTAGQIAEAAEFFSFGTNDLTQTVWGFSRDDVEASFFTAYLEKGIFGVSPFETIDKDGVGKLVRDAVEAGRATRPDLKLGVCGEHGGDPESVHFFHEVGLDYVSCSPFRIPVARLEAGRAAAASKGSDSR
- a CDS encoding sulfite exporter TauE/SafE family protein, which gives rise to MPDIAVTSIVLLCVAALAAGWIDAVVGGGGLLLLPALLLGLPANTPAAFALGTNKAVAIVGTTGAAVTYVRRAPVDVRTAVRIGLAALAGSTGGAFFAAGMSTEVLKPVIMVVLLAVAAFVILKPAFGTTAPPSGPVSRRRTLAAIGLAGLGIGFYDGLIGPGTGTFLVLALTAVLHLDLVTASATAKIVNCCTNAGALAMFAWQGTVLWQLAALMAVFNLVGGTLGARTALKRGSGFVRIVLLVVVLALVADLAYEQWLA
- the cutA gene encoding divalent-cation tolerance protein CutA gives rise to the protein MTAPQESAPPAVVVVTTVDTPDRAESLAAAAVEARLAACVQIVGPVTSVYRWQGAVEDAREWQLHLKTAEERYPALEQWLLRHHDYDTPEILATPVTGGSSAYLRWIAEETAPDAG
- a CDS encoding MFS transporter, giving the protein MTVVVATPPTVADRRARVAVAVLFFTNGALFANLLPRYPQIKEALGITNAGYGLAVAAFPAGAVAAGLAAGVVIRRLGSARAAVAGTLLTAAGIVAAGFSGTVALFAAALFLAGAMDAITDVAQNAHGLRVQRRYGRSVINSFHAIWSIGAVTGGAMAAGAIALGVPPGRHLAVSGAVFTVVASAALRFCLPGPDTGPAVEPVADAPAGRPGKGALPGRRTAWVLAALVLIATAGTLVEDAGSSWAALYLSGPLHASVALAASGFIALVGAQFVGRVLGDRLVDRFGQRAVARAGGLVTAAGMGLALAFPTVPGTVLGFAAAGFGVATLVPAAMHEADELPGLKPGTGLALVSWLMRLGFLLSPPLVGLVADAFSLRAGLLVVPFAGVLVLLLAGVLQGRRSRPQH
- a CDS encoding class I SAM-dependent DNA methyltransferase; translated protein: MEWNGDAYQARFDSIAAEGGNVHGEADLVRSLTPGSVLDAGCGTGRVAVELARHGIDVVGVDLDASMLATARRLAPELTWHRSDLTALDLGRSFDVVLMAGNVPLFTPPGTEAALVAGVAAHVRPGGRLVAGFSLDRGYTLEAYDAHCSAAGLTPQARYATWSREPYAGGAYAVSVHRRA
- a CDS encoding TetR/AcrR family transcriptional regulator gives rise to the protein MSEPTGLRARKKERTREAIGEAAASLFLEHGFDRVSVNDVAAAAEVSKPTLFRYFPTKEDLVLHRFADHQGEAARVVRDRPAGTGPMTALHRHFRDGLDRRDPVTGLNDQPGVVAFHRLVFATPSLAGRLVRYQLEDEQALADALGEDVQARVRAAQALAVHRVLARANWQRIADGRSARDVHPEAVADADEAFGRLR
- a CDS encoding NAD(P)H-binding protein → MNRTPRTDIPPVLVTGATGRLGRLVVGRLLDAGVPVRALVRRREAAATLPPEAEVFTGDLTVPASIAPALTGAAAVLLVWTAPPGTAEAVVARLAGQVRRVVLLSSPHRTPHPFFQQPNPVAALHARLEGLLAAAVPETAIIRPGMLASNALLWWAPAIRSGETVRWPYGAARSAPVDDRDVAAVAARVLGQEGHAGGDHVLTGPEPLTQAAQVAALGEVLGRPIAYEEMPPDEFRELSRGTAPAPVADMLLAAWRASLGHPAHVTTAVADLLGTPPRTFRQWAADHAAAFGPEPPPGG
- the mgtE gene encoding magnesium transporter, translating into MSQPNRPHEPSAEPAESLRAAVKDQRLDAAQEWLERHPPHVVADELARMDAVDAGVAFRLLGKDRALEVFEELEPVDQQPILEGLRDRSFQELIEAMEPDDRARMLWEAPAKVVRRVLAGLSPNERRMTAALLGYPEGSVGRHMTPEVVALPQALTVEQALRTVRAKGADAETVYTLPVVDSGRRLTGIVELRELVLNAPDAMVSDLVVTEPAAAYATDSAESAARLMRETNDLSLPVVDSEERLVGLFTIDDAVEVIEAADTEDVARQAGAAPWAGHYMAASVWQLARYRALWLALLLVAATLTVGVTQAFEATLEQVAQLALFIPMLIGAGGNAGAQAATACVRALAVGEVRGSDLMKVIWRECRVGLVLGSMLALLGLVVGTLFVSASIALVVGITLVVICGWAATIGGTMPLLAKRLHIDPAVVSAPMVTTLVDATGLIIYFLTAKAVLGV